A single genomic interval of Seriola aureovittata isolate HTS-2021-v1 ecotype China chromosome 10, ASM2101889v1, whole genome shotgun sequence harbors:
- the syt18b gene encoding uncharacterized protein syt18b: MPYHDEEYPGQPLWQSVLLFCCKGMIEGIMVILFFWLLVQVLFTKQLEVHLQILLLVGLITFCLCLVLGCIICCRKSQICPVKDKDPVTSAPAPAEPVTFAQSPSPSAVTTASRPQYEELDGDILEYPSTFASPAPSEFEFTSLPFSNQAQAAFERKEQPKSYFSLRRLSTPPLTSPLYKPIDPTHASLPTFPKLGLLSKTCKALQRRCTVTGDSASYSEHSRLTSPGAVSPSMPEEQIPLAPLSYGSSATCKQPISPKPCLHFTMAFSPEQQTLTVTVLSLSGTSHRLENVSVLGSLPPLYPCPIQASVKTSLSPEAHSLVLLLKVCSVEELQRCTFRTAVYTREAHSLRGTVLGELEAECGGKDWRAEHPLHFTKELNTNRRKLKKSLISQNAPMCKGLSGPPQIFILLLYQTPAHRIKTSVLRADNLDKLIHTSAAPDIKTELN, encoded by the exons ATGCCTTATCATGATGAGGAGTATCCAGGTCAGCCTCTCTGGCAGTCTGTGCTGCTCTTCTGCTGTAAGGGTATGATTGAGGGCATCATGGTCATACTCTTCTTCTGGCTCCTGGTGCAGGTTCTCTTTACCAAACAACTAGAAG TTCACCTCCAAATTCTTCTTTTGGTTGGACTGATcaccttctgtctctgtttggtCCTGGGATGTATTATATGCTGCAGGAAAAGTCAGATTTGTCCAGTGAAAGACAAAGATCCTGTGACATCAGCACCAGCTCCTGCTGAACCTGTGACCTTTGCCCAGAGCCCATCTCCCTCGGCAGTGACAACAGCATCCAGGCCACAATATGAAGAGCTGGATGGAGATATACTGGAGTATCCCTCCACATTCGCGAGCCCTGCCCCTTCTGAGTTTGAATTTACCTCTCTACCATTTTCAAATCAAGCTCAAGCTGCCTTTGAACGGAAAGAGCAGCCAAagtcttatttttctttgcGCCGACTCAGCACACCGCCACTAACGTCACCCCTTTATAAACCCATAGATCCCACTCATGCATCTcttcctacatttcccaaaCTGGGACTATTGTCCAAAACATGTAAGGCTCTGCAGAGGCGCTGCACCGTCACTGGGGATAGTGCATCTTATAGTGAACACAGCAGGCTCACCAGCCCCGGCGCTGTCTCTCCTTCTATGCCTGAAGAACAAATCCCATTAGCTCCACTGAGCTATGGCTCCAGTGCCACCTGCAAACAGCCAATATCACCAAAACCTTGCCTCCATTTCACTATGGCCTTCTCTCCAGAGCAGCAAACCCTGACAGTCACCGTCCTCAGCCTCAGTGGGACGTCTCATAGATTGGAGAACGTGTCTGTGCTGGGCAGCTTGCCACCTCTGTACCCCTGTCCCATACAAGCCTCCGTCAAGACAAGCCTCAGCCCTGAGGCACACAGCCTGGTGCTGCTTCTGAAGGTGTGCTCTGTGGAAGAGCTCCAGAGGTGCACTTTCAGAACAGCTGTATACACTCGGGAAGCACACAGCCTGAGAGGCACCGTACTGGGGGAACTGGAGGCTGAATGTGGAGGAAAAGACTGGAGAGCAGAGCATCCATTGCACTTCACAAAAgaactgaacacaaacaggaggaaactaAAAAAG AGTTTGATCTCCCAGAATGCACCGATGTGTAAGGGGCTTAGCGGCCCTCCACAGATCTTCATTTTGCTTCTGTATCAGACTCCGGCCCACCGCATCAAAACCTCGGTCCTCAGAGCAGACAACCTAGACAAGCTCATCCACACGTCAGCAGCACCGg atataaaaacagaactAAACTAA